The proteins below are encoded in one region of Salmo salar chromosome ssa02, Ssal_v3.1, whole genome shotgun sequence:
- the tab1 gene encoding TGF-beta-activated kinase 1 and MAP3K7-binding protein 1, whose protein sequence is MHQTCPQRVPSKMASQRRQMMQSHQSWTDDLPLCEMCGVGTAPNCTYGPDGKDTQSHPNEDGHFRFRGEEGCFLYGVFNGFDGSRVSSFVSQCLTAELLLGQLKSTHTDADVRRILSQAFDVVEKSYFETIGDALAEKATIISQLPEGVSFHQLSPQSQKLSERLKDLEQEVSGGATAVVALIHNNKLYIANVGTNRALLCKSTSDGQNQVIQIGRPHTTENEDELQRLAGLGLDVSGLRQAALIAGQSSTRRIGDYRVKYNYTDIDLLSAAKNKPIIAEPEIQASQSLEGVTGFLLLMSEGLIKALESAHGPEQANQEMVAMVAAELAQQGTLEAVAQSVVERVKRLHHDVYASGRQRASHCSRHEDMTLLIRTLNYTLADGALTPTQGGRIYPVSVPYSNCPSSTSKTSVTLSLVMPSQGGTLTNGTNTASTLEESTPTHTPSQSPTTTLHSTNNQTTQSSSSSSGDGGSLFRQRGSQAVQPDETGRVPPYVDFTQFYRLWGSDHGDFLGTQGSSAGLGPQ, encoded by the exons ATGCATCAAACTTGTCCACAAAGAGTTCCATCAAAGATGGCGTCTCAGCGTCGGCAAATGATGCAAAGC CATCAGAGCTGGACAGATGACCTGCCCCTGTGTGAGATGTGCGGGGTGGGCACGGCCCCCAACTGTACCTACGGACCCGACGGAAAGGACACCCAGAGCCACCCCAACGAGGACGGACACTTCAGGTTCAG AGGTGAGGAAGGCTGTTTCCTGTATGGAGTGTTTAATGGGTTTGATGGGAGCAGAGTGTCCAGCTTCGTCTCTCAGTGTCTGACAGCAGAACTGCTTCTAGGTCAGCTCAAGTCTACGCACACTGACGCTGATGTCCGCAGAATTCtctcacag GCCTTCGACGTTGTGGAGAAGAGTTACTTTGAGACAATCGGTGACGCTCTTGCAGAGAAGGCTACTATTATATCCCAACTACCTGAG GGAGTATCGTTCCACCAGCTCTCCCCCCAGAGTCAGAAGCTTTCTGAGAGGCTGAAAGACCTGGAGCAGGAAGTGTCTGGTGGAGCTACCGCTGTTGTGGCTCTGATACACAACAACAAGCTCTACATCGCCAACGTGG GTACCAACCGGGCTCTGCTATGTAAGTCGACCAGCGACGGTCAGAACCAGGTGATCCAGATTGGACGACCTCACACCACAGAGAACGAGGATGAGCTCCAGAGACTGGCTGGGctgg gTCTTGATGTGTCTGGTCTTCGTCAGGCAGCTCTGATAGCTGGTCAGAGCAGCACCAGGAGGATCGGAGACTACAGGGTTAAATATAACTACACAGATATAGATCTGTTGAG CGCCGCCAAGAACAAGCCGATCATAGCAGAGCCGGAGATCCAGGCCAGCCAATCGTTAGAGGGCGTGACGGGCTTCCTGTTGCTGATGTCAGAGGGGCTCATCAAAGCCCTGGAGTCCGCCCACGGACCTGAACAGGCCAATCAG gAGATGGTAGCGATGGTAGCAGCAGAACTAGCCCAACAGGGAACTCTAGAGGCCGTGGCCCAGTCGGTGGTGGAGCGGGTCAAGCGGCTACACCACGATGTCTACGCCAGCGGACGCCAGAGGGCGTCCCACTGCTCCCGCCACGAAGACATGACGCTGCTGATACGCACGCTCAACTACACGCTGGCCGACGGCgcgctcacacccacacagg gtGGACGTATCTACCCAGTGTCGGTACCCTACTCCAACTGCCCCAGCAGCACCAGTAAGACCAGCGTCACCCTCTCCCTGGTCATGCCCTCTCAGGGGGGTACCCTCACCAACGGGACCAACACAGCCTCCACTCTGGAGGagagcacacccacacacacacctag CCAGAGTCCCACCACCACGCTCCATTCCACCAATAACCAGACCACCCAGAGCTCCAGCTCTTCTTCAGGAGACGGAGGCAGCCTCTTCAG ACAGCGTGGCAGCCAGGCGGTGCAGCCAGACGAGACCGGACGGGTCCCTCCCTATGTTGACTTCACCCAGTTCTACCGGCTGTGGGGGTCGGACCACGGAGACTTCCTGGGGACACAGGGGTCCTCAGCCGGGTTGGGGCCTCAGTGA